The Misgurnus anguillicaudatus chromosome 21, ASM2758022v2, whole genome shotgun sequence genome includes a window with the following:
- the trappc2l gene encoding trafficking protein particle complex subunit 2-like protein — protein sequence MTSAYHVTGVIMAVCIAVIAKENYPLYIRSVPTQGELKFHYTVHTSLDVVEEKISGVGKALADQRELYLGLLYPTEDYKVYGYVTNSKVKFVIVVDSSNTSLRDNEIRSMFRKLHNSFTDVMCNPFYNPGDPIQSKAFDGIVSAMMVQAC from the exons ATGACTTCTGCCTATCACGTGACTGGCGTAATCATGGCGGTGTGCATAGCAGTCATAGCGAAGGAG AATTATCCACTATACATACGCAGTGTGCCAACACAGGGTGAACTGAAGTTTCACTACACAGTGCACACTTCTCTGGATGTTGTGGAAGAGAAGATCTCCGGTGTGGGGAAAGCTTTGGCCGACCAGAGGGAGCTTTATCTGGGACTCCTCTATCCAACAGAAGACTACAAAGT ATATGGTTATGTGACAAACTCCAAGGTCAAGTTTGTAATTGTGGTCGATTCATCCAACACATCTTTGAGAGACAACGAAATTAGAAGT ATGTTTAGAAAGTTGCACAATTCATTCACTGATGTAATGTGTAACCCATTCTACAATCCCGGTGATCCAATTCAATCAAA GGCTTTTGATGGCATCGTTTCGGCTATGATGGTGCAGGCCTGCTGA